From a region of the Labilithrix sp. genome:
- a CDS encoding PAS domain S-box protein — translation MAAREGVDPWDVLEALPQPVVVLGRDGEVRYRNAAAIAAGIVAPGEPAGGEAFAVEARACGDGTVFVYRDVTAARKTEADLASLSERFRTLVDGSPDIVFITDASSRMTYANAALEEQTGYTVGDFQMPQAENRLIHPEDQARVAAFLAEFVASGRKYSGPLRNRFVARDGRVLWYSSVVSRSEYAGEPVLQFVVHNITAEEAAREELARVQEQLVKQERLAALGELAASVAHEIRNPVSIIYNALTSLRRAPPAADANMLLGIVEDEAARLQRTVRDLLDFTRPLAPSFEPRDLVGIAKEAVAAVDSERPAGCAVRVSYDAGDAPFLADVDRDMIHRAVVNLVANAFQAMPNGGELAIELTRRATESTTAIELAVVDSGAGIASDNAARIFEPFFTTRATGTGLGLALVKRIVASHGGTVIAGSGPTGGARFVVSLPARQVPPSSAPASSAPASGVGRGASGG, via the coding sequence GTGGCGGCGCGCGAGGGGGTCGATCCGTGGGACGTGCTCGAGGCGCTGCCGCAGCCGGTCGTCGTCCTCGGCCGCGACGGCGAGGTTCGGTACCGCAACGCCGCGGCGATCGCGGCGGGGATCGTGGCGCCGGGCGAGCCCGCCGGCGGAGAAGCGTTCGCGGTCGAGGCGCGCGCTTGCGGCGACGGGACCGTCTTCGTGTATCGCGACGTCACCGCGGCGCGGAAGACCGAGGCCGACCTCGCCTCGCTATCGGAGCGCTTTCGGACGCTCGTCGACGGATCGCCCGACATCGTGTTCATCACCGACGCGTCGTCGCGCATGACGTACGCGAACGCGGCGCTCGAGGAGCAGACCGGGTACACCGTCGGCGACTTTCAGATGCCGCAGGCCGAGAACCGGCTCATTCATCCGGAGGACCAGGCGCGCGTCGCCGCCTTCCTCGCCGAGTTCGTCGCGAGCGGGAGGAAGTACTCCGGGCCGCTGCGGAACCGGTTCGTCGCGCGCGACGGGCGCGTGCTCTGGTACTCGTCCGTCGTCTCACGCAGCGAGTACGCCGGCGAGCCGGTGCTGCAGTTCGTCGTCCACAACATCACCGCCGAGGAGGCCGCGCGCGAGGAGCTGGCGCGCGTGCAGGAGCAGCTCGTCAAGCAGGAGCGCCTCGCCGCGCTGGGCGAGCTCGCGGCGAGCGTCGCGCACGAGATCCGCAACCCGGTCTCGATCATCTACAACGCCCTCACCTCCCTGCGAAGGGCGCCACCCGCCGCCGACGCGAACATGCTGCTCGGCATCGTCGAGGACGAAGCGGCGCGCCTGCAGCGGACCGTGCGCGACCTCCTCGACTTCACGCGGCCGCTCGCGCCGTCGTTCGAGCCGCGCGACCTCGTCGGCATCGCGAAGGAGGCCGTCGCGGCGGTGGACTCGGAGCGGCCCGCGGGCTGCGCCGTCCGCGTGAGCTACGACGCCGGCGACGCGCCGTTCCTCGCGGACGTCGACCGCGACATGATCCATCGCGCCGTCGTGAACCTCGTCGCGAACGCGTTTCAGGCGATGCCGAACGGCGGCGAGCTCGCGATCGAGCTGACCCGCCGCGCGACCGAGAGCACGACCGCGATCGAGCTCGCGGTCGTGGACTCCGGCGCCGGGATCGCGAGCGACAACGCGGCCCGCATCTTCGAGCCGTTCTTCACGACGCGCGCGACCGGGACCGGGCTCGGCCTCGCGCTCGTGAAGCGCATCGTCGCGAGCCACGGCGGCACCGTCATCGCCGGATCGGGCCCGACCGGCGGCGCACGTTTCGTCGTGAGCCTGCCGGCTCGTCAGGTGCCGCCGTCGTCGGCTCCCGCGTCGTCGGCGCCCGCCTCCGGCGTCGGACGCGGCGCGTCGGGCGGGTAG
- a CDS encoding trypsin-like serine protease has translation MALLTGCAADTSEEEVETSVETNDAVIGGAVTREAPEVGMASFSWGSYCTATLVSPRVAITAAHCVRYATRDASGSFGSLRIDKEPTGTARYPIDRYRSFARSGLGAVDVALLRLKTPVPADVARPAPLATAKPANGTALTIYGYGCNDDWEHQTGGGTKREIGYRFGTTIRNTLCPGDSGGPVRVDASGAVLLINSGWVSDWTGKRDVFGDVPAFLAQIRAQERAWEAAEPADGLLAEYWDTKELTGEPKVTRVDPAIDFDWGSGSPDSIIERDSFAARWSGKLTAPTSETYTLEVRGDDGFRLYVDGAIVIDEWRDHSPTTRSARVAFTAGQPRAIKLEYYESTGGATARLSWSSPSQAKQVVPRSRFTR, from the coding sequence TTGGCTCTTCTCACCGGGTGCGCGGCGGACACCTCCGAGGAGGAGGTGGAGACCTCGGTCGAGACGAACGACGCCGTCATCGGCGGCGCCGTCACGCGCGAGGCGCCGGAGGTCGGGATGGCGAGCTTCAGCTGGGGCAGCTACTGCACCGCGACGCTCGTCTCGCCGCGCGTCGCGATCACCGCCGCGCACTGCGTCCGCTACGCGACGCGCGACGCTTCGGGATCGTTCGGGAGCCTCCGCATCGACAAGGAGCCGACCGGGACCGCGCGCTACCCGATCGATCGCTACCGCTCCTTCGCGCGGAGCGGCCTCGGCGCCGTCGACGTCGCGCTCCTCCGCCTCAAGACGCCGGTGCCGGCGGACGTCGCGCGGCCGGCGCCGCTCGCGACCGCGAAGCCGGCGAACGGGACCGCGCTCACGATCTACGGCTACGGCTGCAACGACGACTGGGAGCACCAGACCGGCGGCGGCACGAAGCGCGAGATCGGCTACCGCTTCGGCACGACGATCCGGAACACGCTCTGCCCCGGCGACTCGGGCGGGCCCGTCCGCGTCGACGCGTCCGGCGCGGTGCTCCTCATCAACAGCGGATGGGTCTCCGACTGGACCGGCAAGCGCGACGTCTTCGGCGACGTGCCCGCCTTCCTCGCGCAGATCCGGGCGCAGGAGCGCGCGTGGGAGGCGGCGGAGCCGGCCGACGGGCTCCTCGCCGAGTACTGGGACACGAAGGAGCTCACCGGCGAGCCGAAGGTCACGCGCGTCGATCCGGCGATCGACTTCGACTGGGGGAGCGGCTCGCCCGACTCCATCATCGAGCGCGACTCGTTCGCCGCGCGCTGGAGCGGCAAGCTCACCGCGCCGACGAGCGAGACGTACACGCTCGAGGTCCGCGGCGACGACGGCTTCCGCCTCTACGTCGACGGCGCGATCGTGATCGACGAGTGGCGCGATCACTCGCCGACCACGCGCAGCGCGAGGGTCGCGTTCACCGCCGGCCAGCCGCGCGCGATCAAGCTCGAATACTACGAGAGCACCGGCGGCGCGACGGCGCGCCTCTCGTGGTCGAGCCCGAGCCAGGCGAAGCAGGTCGTGCCGCGGTCGCGCTTCACGCGCTGA